The genomic region CTGGATCCAAAATCGCAAATTCATGAGGGTAAATAAAGCTATCTCCCACTCGAAATTCTCTTTTGGTCAGCGGACGATGGATAGGATAGTCAGCTTCCAGCAGTTTTTGGTGGAGCTGAGGGACATCTTCAATGCCAAAGGAAATATTGACACCGCGCCCGAAAGGATAGGTTAGTTGGGCTAATTCTTCTGTGCTGCCTTCTTCTAGCATAAGTTGGCAGTCTTCAAGCGAGAGGAAGAGAAATTTCTCCTCTGGACGCTTGTATTCGACAGAAAATCCCAGCAAGTCGCAGTAGAAGTGGCGTGATTTTTCGATGTCAGATACTACAAATTCAGGAATGACAGCTTGATAGTCCATTCGTTTTCTCCTTAGAGTTCAATCTCCAAGACAATCGGTGTATGGTCTTGGCGAGCTCCAGAGTCGATCATATCGGACTTGGTCACCTTGTCAGCGATGCGGTTACTTGTGAGCCAGTAGTCGATTCTCCAGCCTGTATTGTTGATTTTAGAAGTCTTGCTGCGTTGTGCCCACCAAGTGTAGCGTTCTGGGACATCGCCGTGAATGTGGCGGAAGGTATCAGTAAATCCAGTTGCTAAAAGGTTGGTAAATCCAGCACGTTCCTCGTCGGTAAATCCTGGTGAACGGCGGTTGCTAGCAGGATTTGCAAGGTCGATTTCATTGTGGGCCACATTGTAGTCACCGGATGCAAGGACTGGTTTTTCTTTGTCTAGTTCAGCCAAGTACTCCGCATATTTGACATCCCAGATCTGGCGTTCTTCCAAGCGTTTGAGACCGTCGCCAGTGTTTGGAGTGTAAACTTGGGTCACGAAAAATTTATCAAATTCCAAAGTGATGATGCGGCCTTCCAAGTCCATGGTAGAAGGGGCACCGATTTCTGGAAAAGTGACAGTGGGTGTGAGTTCTTTCTTGTAAAGGAACATGGTTCCAGCATAGCCTTTACGGGCAGGCTCTTGGGAAGAGCGCCACTTGTTTTCGTAGTCTGGGAAGAGTTCTTCTAAAATTTCCAAGTGTTTCTTTGTAGGCCCCTTGGCAGAAAGCTTGGTTTCTTGGATAGCGATGATATCAGCATTTTCAGCGACCAAGGTTTGTAGTACTTCTTGGGACAATTTGGCACGAGTTGAGTCACTAGTTAGGGCAGCATTGAGGGAATCAATATTCCATGAGATGAGTTTCATAAAGTTACCTTTTTCATTCAGATTATAGATTTTATTATACCAAAAAAAGGTCCATTTCCCCAACGTATGGCTTGAAAAATCACTCTCTTTCGTTTATAATTAAGAATGATTTTATGAAAGGGAGTGAAAATAAATGAAATTTTACTCATATGACTATGTACTTAGCCAAATCAGTCAGCAAAATGGCATCATGATTGGCTTTGGAATTGTTCTCCTAGCTATCACAGGATTTTTTGCTTTAAAAGCCTATCGAGATAAAAAGGGGACTAAGTTTCGGGAATTGGTCATGATTTTGGCCTTGACCTTGGTGGCCATGCTTTTGGTGACAATCTCAAAATACCAGACCAATCAAGCCTCTAACAACCAATTTCAAACCTCCCTTCATTTCATAGAGGTTGTTTCCAAAGACTTGGGAGTGGATAAATCAGAAGTTTATGTCAATACTTCTGCAGCCACTGATGGAGCGCTTGTCAAGGTAGGTCCAAATTTCTACCGCGCCATGAACGGGAGCCAACCAGACAAGTATCTTTTAGAGAAATTAGAATTGAATCAAACAGACGCTATTGAATTGGTGGAGGTAAACAAATGACACTCAATTATATGGAAATTTTAATCAAACTGGCCTTGGGGCTCTTCTCGCTTGTTTT from Streptococcus mitis NCTC 12261 harbors:
- a CDS encoding bleomycin resistance protein, coding for MDYQAVIPEFVVSDIEKSRHFYCDLLGFSVEYKRPEEKFLFLSLEDCQLMLEEGSTEELAQLTYPFGRGVNISFGIEDVPQLHQKLLEADYPIHRPLTKREFRVGDSFIYPHEFAILDPDGYFLRFSE
- a CDS encoding exodeoxyribonuclease III gives rise to the protein MKLISWNIDSLNAALTSDSTRAKLSQEVLQTLVAENADIIAIQETKLSAKGPTKKHLEILEELFPDYENKWRSSQEPARKGYAGTMFLYKKELTPTVTFPEIGAPSTMDLEGRIITLEFDKFFVTQVYTPNTGDGLKRLEERQIWDVKYAEYLAELDKEKPVLASGDYNVAHNEIDLANPASNRRSPGFTDEERAGFTNLLATGFTDTFRHIHGDVPERYTWWAQRSKTSKINNTGWRIDYWLTSNRIADKVTKSDMIDSGARQDHTPIVLEIEL
- a CDS encoding DUF3290 family protein; the encoded protein is MKFYSYDYVLSQISQQNGIMIGFGIVLLAITGFFALKAYRDKKGTKFRELVMILALTLVAMLLVTISKYQTNQASNNQFQTSLHFIEVVSKDLGVDKSEVYVNTSAATDGALVKVGPNFYRAMNGSQPDKYLLEKLELNQTDAIELVEVNK